From Desulfotignum phosphitoxidans DSM 13687, one genomic window encodes:
- a CDS encoding helix-turn-helix domain-containing protein: MTVFKPDYPQTIHFLGDLIRKTRMDLNLQIKDLAKLLKVEEDTIINWEYRRMQPTLPCLKSIVEFLKPHINGSMLENDFWQLCFKNNKFYPQQLNTFGEKLRATRMKNFLSIPQVAKEFNVDPTSINRWELGKSDPLPKLKDMILAWIKSDENNISTTFKTFHKNTKK, translated from the coding sequence ATGACAGTTTTCAAACCAGATTACCCTCAGACGATTCATTTTCTTGGTGATCTCATCCGAAAAACAAGGATGGACTTAAATTTACAGATCAAAGATTTAGCAAAATTATTAAAGGTCGAAGAAGATACTATCATCAATTGGGAATACCGGAGGATGCAACCTACCCTACCCTGCCTAAAATCAATTGTTGAATTTTTAAAACCTCATATTAATGGATCTATGCTTGAAAATGATTTTTGGCAGCTTTGTTTCAAAAATAATAAGTTTTATCCTCAGCAACTAAACACCTTCGGTGAAAAATTACGTGCTACCAGGATGAAGAATTTTTTATCCATTCCACAGGTAGCCAAGGAATTTAATGTTGATCCGACATCCATAAATCGGTGGGAGCTTGGAAAATCAGATCCTTTACCAAAACTTAAAGACATGATTTTAGCCTGGATAAAATCAGATGAAAATAATATTAGCACCACATTCAAAACATTTCATAAAAACACAAAAAAATAG
- a CDS encoding YbaK/EbsC family protein — MSLEAVKKYFVEFNMDHRVMVLEHSTATVEEAAKAHGVDPDQIGKTLSFKIDEKPILIVVAGKAKVDNKKYKGQFSKKAKMLNKDEALEYTGHAVGGVCPFGLKNPIDVYLDVSLKKHTEVIPAAGDSNSSIRLTIDELEKYSNFKKWVDVCKYD, encoded by the coding sequence ATGTCATTGGAAGCCGTTAAGAAATATTTTGTAGAATTCAATATGGACCACCGTGTTATGGTTTTGGAACATTCTACCGCCACAGTTGAAGAGGCTGCCAAGGCTCACGGCGTCGATCCTGATCAGATAGGAAAAACACTGTCGTTCAAAATTGACGAGAAACCCATCCTAATTGTCGTTGCTGGCAAGGCAAAGGTTGATAATAAAAAGTACAAGGGGCAGTTCTCAAAGAAAGCCAAAATGCTCAATAAAGATGAAGCCCTTGAGTACACAGGGCATGCAGTTGGTGGCGTTTGCCCTTTTGGATTGAAGAACCCAATTGATGTTTACCTGGATGTGTCATTGAAAAAGCATACAGAAGTCATCCCGGCTGCCGGTGACAGCAACTCTTCTATACGTTTGACCATAGACGAGCTGGAAAAGTATTCAAATTTTAAAAAATGGGTGGACGTCTGTAAGTATGATTAG
- the iorA gene encoding indolepyruvate ferredoxin oxidoreductase subunit alpha, which yields MHKLLQDLPGEKIMLLGNEAIARGAVEAGVAFATTYPGTPSSEISLNLFQMSQESDLYFEYSTNEKVALEVAAAAANSGLRTFCMMKHVGLNVAADPLMTLAYVGVTAGMVILTADDPAMFSSQNEQDNRYYAKFGNLPMMEPSSVAEAKDMIKDAFELSESLKQPVLLRTTTRINHSNAFVTFGEIKPRNTKGRFEKDPHRCVTVPAVSRGLHVKVLEKMKNAARLSDTSSYNFVQGQGPLGVITNGVSFYYAADAVKDLGLTDRAKILRLGFSNPLPRKMIADFLKGCEKVLVVEEGEPFMEEAVKAIAQEQGITISIKGKSDDLFSRLFEYDPAMVREKMAAFFNVPYTPKPSVDTSDIPEIPMRPPNLCSGCSHRATFYEVKQAAKDMDVICPNDIGCYTLGFLPPLSMGDFVICMGSSVSSSCGFSKATDQKVVSFIGDSTFFHSGITGLVNAVFNNHNFTLVILENDITAMTGHQPHPGVDMDRFGLSGYGRVNIEKLVRAVGVEHVSIIKPFKVQKSIDVIKEALAFKGVSVIISQEPCALYAKSLKLKKIRPFMVSDKCVDHRDCITTIACPSFYLDKDNRVAIDANTCVGCAVCAQICPENAIRPLKQ from the coding sequence ATGCACAAATTGTTACAGGACCTCCCGGGAGAGAAGATCATGCTCCTGGGAAACGAAGCCATTGCAAGGGGAGCTGTGGAAGCCGGGGTGGCCTTTGCCACGACCTATCCGGGCACCCCTTCGTCTGAAATCTCTTTGAACCTGTTCCAGATGTCTCAGGAATCAGATCTTTACTTCGAGTACAGCACCAATGAAAAGGTGGCACTGGAAGTGGCGGCGGCAGCGGCCAATTCAGGACTTCGCACGTTCTGTATGATGAAGCATGTCGGGCTCAATGTGGCGGCGGACCCGCTCATGACCCTGGCCTATGTGGGCGTGACCGCCGGCATGGTGATTCTTACCGCGGATGATCCGGCCATGTTCTCCAGCCAGAACGAACAGGATAACCGCTATTACGCCAAATTCGGGAACCTACCCATGATGGAGCCGTCTTCTGTGGCTGAAGCCAAGGATATGATCAAAGACGCGTTTGAGCTGTCCGAATCTTTGAAACAGCCGGTGCTTTTGCGCACCACCACCCGGATCAACCATTCCAATGCGTTTGTCACCTTTGGGGAAATCAAGCCCAGAAACACGAAGGGCCGGTTTGAAAAAGATCCCCATCGCTGCGTCACCGTGCCGGCCGTGTCCCGGGGCCTGCATGTCAAGGTGCTGGAAAAAATGAAGAACGCGGCCCGATTGTCAGACACCTCATCCTATAATTTTGTTCAGGGACAAGGGCCTTTAGGGGTCATCACCAACGGCGTGAGTTTTTATTATGCCGCAGATGCGGTCAAAGACCTGGGGCTGACGGACCGGGCAAAAATTCTGCGCCTGGGGTTTTCCAATCCGTTGCCCCGAAAAATGATTGCCGATTTTCTGAAAGGGTGTGAAAAAGTGCTGGTGGTGGAAGAGGGCGAGCCGTTCATGGAAGAGGCGGTCAAAGCCATTGCCCAGGAACAGGGCATCACCATTTCCATCAAAGGCAAGTCCGATGACCTGTTTTCCCGGTTGTTTGAGTATGATCCCGCCATGGTCCGGGAAAAAATGGCGGCATTTTTCAATGTGCCGTATACGCCGAAACCGTCTGTGGACACATCAGATATCCCGGAAATCCCCATGCGGCCCCCCAACTTATGTTCCGGATGTTCCCACCGGGCCACATTTTACGAGGTCAAACAGGCGGCCAAAGACATGGATGTGATCTGTCCCAATGACATCGGGTGCTATACCCTGGGATTTCTGCCGCCCTTGAGCATGGGTGATTTTGTCATCTGCATGGGATCTTCCGTGAGTTCTTCCTGCGGGTTCAGCAAGGCCACGGATCAGAAAGTGGTGTCGTTTATCGGAGATTCCACGTTTTTTCATTCCGGGATCACCGGCCTGGTCAATGCCGTGTTCAACAACCACAATTTTACGCTGGTCATTCTGGAAAATGATATCACGGCCATGACCGGACATCAGCCTCATCCGGGCGTGGACATGGATCGGTTCGGCCTGTCCGGATACGGCCGGGTCAATATCGAGAAACTGGTCCGTGCCGTCGGGGTGGAACATGTCTCCATCATCAAACCGTTCAAAGTGCAGAAAAGCATTGATGTGATCAAGGAAGCCCTGGCCTTTAAAGGAGTGTCCGTGATTATCTCCCAGGAACCCTGCGCCCTGTATGCCAAAAGTCTGAAGCTGAAAAAAATCAGGCCGTTTATGGTGTCTGACAAATGCGTGGATCACCGGGACTGCATCACCACCATTGCCTGTCCGTCCTTTTATCTGGACAAGGACAATCGCGTGGCCATTGATGCCAACACCTGTGTGGGCTGTGCCGTCTGTGCCCAGATCTGTCCGGAGAACGCCATCCGGCCCCTGAAGCAATAA
- a CDS encoding Hsp33 family molecular chaperone HslO — MIKKDIFKQDVKARFKAAAKDRVHRFVMADNKIKGAMVHATLMVNEMRASHELGPVETLILGQAYIAGALLSTTLKGEDRISLSIECSGPIKGLDVEANGYGEVRGFLKTPEIVASDSAHTQSLSALFGAGFLTVTKYLEDARHPYSSRVHLAHGTIAQDLAAYFLESEQIPTGLNLSVVFDENQAVTGAGGIFLQGMPGADLQSLDIAEQILGQMDPPGQTLARGKSVENVVMETFAPLSPRLLDQTRVSFFCRCSRERMQGYLKNLSPDVRTDILENGPFPLEIRCHYCHSVYHFTQKALSRVLG, encoded by the coding sequence ATGATTAAAAAAGATATTTTCAAGCAAGATGTCAAAGCCCGGTTTAAAGCGGCCGCCAAAGACCGGGTACACCGCTTTGTCATGGCAGATAACAAAATCAAGGGCGCCATGGTGCATGCCACGCTCATGGTGAATGAAATGCGGGCCAGTCATGAACTGGGACCTGTGGAAACCCTGATTCTGGGGCAGGCATATATTGCCGGGGCCCTGCTGAGTACCACCCTCAAAGGGGAAGACCGCATCAGCCTGAGCATCGAGTGTTCAGGGCCCATCAAAGGATTGGACGTGGAAGCCAATGGGTATGGAGAAGTCAGGGGATTTTTGAAAACCCCGGAAATCGTTGCTTCAGATTCAGCCCATACCCAATCGTTGTCTGCTTTGTTCGGGGCGGGATTTCTGACCGTGACCAAATATCTGGAAGATGCCAGACACCCTTATTCCAGCCGGGTTCACCTGGCACACGGCACCATTGCCCAAGACCTGGCCGCGTATTTTCTGGAGTCGGAACAGATTCCCACGGGACTGAACTTAAGTGTGGTGTTTGATGAAAACCAGGCCGTGACCGGTGCCGGGGGGATTTTTCTCCAGGGCATGCCCGGAGCGGATTTACAATCGCTGGATATTGCGGAACAGATCCTTGGGCAGATGGATCCCCCGGGCCAGACGCTGGCCCGGGGAAAATCAGTGGAAAATGTGGTGATGGAGACATTTGCCCCCTTGTCTCCCCGGCTGCTGGACCAGACCCGGGTATCGTTTTTCTGCCGGTGTTCCCGGGAACGCATGCAGGGGTATCTGAAAAATCTGTCCCCGGATGTCCGGACCGATATTCTGGAAAACGGTCCCTTTCCTCTGGAGATCCGCTGCCATTACTGTCATTCCGTGTATCATTTCACCCAAAAGGCCCTTTCCCGGGTCCTGGGTTGA
- a CDS encoding IS4 family transposase → MIKISTPKQKITSSTFDIFIAPLLRLLPLVPLLSSRGDRPLKMNFEQQLRALVYFHLQEHDSARHLLQDMKENDFARQNIAPEGGISRSSFSEIINGRGLEQLQFMFENLYKQAANAIPMQFQKLGELISIDGSLISAVLSMYWADYRKGSKKAKAHCGFDINRGIPSKIFLTDGNGGERPFVSKILSKGQTGVMDRGYQSHHDFDLLQKEGKHFVCRIKTKTTRTVLKENAVEAGSHVFYDSVVLLGTPGQNQTTKPVRVVGYQIAGINYYVATDRHDLTADQIATVYKLRWTIESFFKWWKKHLKVYHLIARSKYGLMVQILGGLITYLLMAIYCREQFNEEVSIKRVRELRTIILNELFNSQDEIDKIENQIFKEQYKPSLAKT, encoded by the coding sequence TTGATCAAAATTTCGACCCCAAAACAAAAAATTACGTCCTCGACCTTTGACATTTTCATTGCCCCGCTGTTAAGATTGTTGCCGCTTGTCCCGTTATTATCCTCAAGAGGAGACCGCCCGTTAAAAATGAATTTTGAACAACAATTAAGAGCCCTGGTATACTTTCACCTTCAGGAACATGATTCTGCCCGACATCTTCTTCAGGACATGAAAGAAAATGATTTTGCGAGACAGAATATTGCACCGGAGGGGGGTATTAGCAGAAGCAGTTTTTCAGAAATCATAAACGGGCGCGGTCTTGAACAATTGCAATTCATGTTTGAAAACCTCTATAAACAGGCTGCAAACGCAATTCCAATGCAATTTCAAAAATTGGGAGAATTAATATCCATCGATGGAAGCCTGATCAGTGCCGTTCTTTCAATGTACTGGGCCGATTACAGGAAAGGGTCCAAAAAGGCAAAAGCACACTGTGGCTTTGACATCAACCGTGGCATCCCCAGCAAAATTTTCCTGACCGATGGTAATGGTGGAGAACGTCCCTTTGTAAGCAAGATCCTATCAAAAGGCCAAACCGGTGTTATGGACAGGGGATATCAATCTCATCATGATTTTGATCTGCTTCAAAAAGAGGGTAAACACTTTGTCTGCCGTATCAAAACCAAAACAACGAGAACCGTTCTTAAAGAAAATGCAGTGGAAGCTGGAAGTCATGTTTTTTATGATTCCGTAGTTCTTCTCGGGACTCCCGGTCAAAATCAAACTACCAAACCGGTCCGGGTTGTAGGGTACCAGATAGCCGGAATCAATTATTACGTAGCTACCGATAGACATGACCTGACAGCAGATCAGATAGCCACTGTGTACAAGCTCAGATGGACGATTGAATCATTTTTCAAATGGTGGAAAAAGCATTTGAAGGTGTATCACCTGATTGCCAGAAGCAAGTATGGCCTCATGGTTCAGATACTTGGTGGCTTGATCACCTACCTGCTGATGGCAATCTATTGTCGTGAACAATTCAATGAAGAGGTTTCCATCAAAAGAGTTCGTGAGCTTCGGACCATCATTTTGAATGAACTATTCAATAGCCAGGATGAAATCGATAAAATCGAGAACCAAATTTTCAAAGAACAATACAAACCATCACTTGCAAAAACCTAA
- a CDS encoding indolepyruvate oxidoreductase subunit beta, translated as METTRLIIVAVGGQGNLLASKVLGEAALLAGVPVRMSEIHGMAQRGGVVESAMVFGDAESSIISDGEADILLGFEPAETLRAIKRCNKTTQVITNTAPVPPFTVAVGLGTYPDVEEIKQLIQAKTAGLVAIDAMSLAREAGSPMSVNIVLLGALVQTGALGFDRDVVEEAIRRRVKPAFLDVNLKAFDLGFKAAAGV; from the coding sequence ATGGAAACAACCAGACTTATCATTGTAGCCGTCGGCGGGCAGGGCAATCTTCTGGCATCCAAGGTGCTGGGTGAGGCCGCATTGCTTGCCGGAGTGCCCGTGCGCATGAGTGAAATTCACGGCATGGCCCAGCGGGGAGGCGTGGTGGAATCCGCCATGGTTTTCGGAGACGCGGAAAGCTCCATTATTTCGGACGGGGAAGCTGATATTCTTTTGGGATTTGAACCGGCCGAGACCCTGCGGGCCATCAAACGGTGCAATAAAACGACCCAGGTGATTACCAATACCGCGCCCGTGCCGCCCTTTACCGTGGCGGTCGGGCTGGGCACGTATCCGGACGTGGAAGAGATCAAACAACTGATCCAGGCCAAAACCGCCGGACTGGTGGCCATTGATGCCATGTCTCTGGCCCGGGAGGCGGGTAGTCCCATGAGTGTCAATATTGTGCTGTTAGGGGCCCTGGTTCAGACCGGGGCTTTGGGATTTGACCGGGATGTGGTGGAGGAAGCCATCAGGCGCCGGGTCAAACCCGCATTCCTGGATGTGAACCTCAAGGCGTTTGACCTGGGGTTCAAGGCGGCAGCCGGTGTCTGA
- a CDS encoding tyrosine-type recombinase/integrase, translating to MSTVTDGNSQNTKKLRFTLISAFFNFVKNSLDPKITNPCDNPALRKLFRAGKFTQFKILEKDAVDEIIFRTSNQRNRLMLELMARSGMRVGEVLKLRPMDIDDRKAIIRDPKSGKEAEVVFLPQKVADRLRTYIREKGINPDARIFPLTYAAARLIVKKAGNLVDIHVRPHDLRRHAATYASRSGTPLEIVSKVLLRHSNLSTTQRYLGKISDAEAMRWIDNLHG from the coding sequence ATGTCAACGGTTACAGATGGCAACAGCCAGAACACCAAAAAACTCCGTTTCACCCTCATATCTGCTTTTTTTAATTTTGTCAAAAATTCCCTTGATCCTAAAATCACAAATCCATGTGACAATCCTGCACTGCGCAAACTTTTCAGGGCCGGAAAATTCACCCAATTCAAGATACTCGAAAAAGATGCGGTGGATGAGATCATTTTCAGAACCAGCAATCAACGGAACCGGCTGATGTTGGAACTTATGGCCAGAAGCGGTATGCGTGTCGGGGAAGTCCTGAAGCTAAGACCCATGGATATTGATGACCGTAAGGCCATCATTCGAGATCCCAAAAGCGGCAAAGAGGCTGAAGTTGTATTTCTGCCTCAAAAAGTTGCAGACCGGCTCCGAACTTATATTCGAGAAAAGGGGATTAACCCCGATGCCAGAATTTTTCCGCTGACATATGCAGCTGCCAGGCTGATTGTCAAAAAGGCCGGCAACCTTGTCGATATTCATGTCAGGCCTCATGATTTGCGCCGGCATGCAGCCACTTATGCATCACGCTCAGGCACACCCCTGGAAATTGTGTCAAAGGTACTGCTACGCCATTCGAATTTATCAACGACCCAGCGGTATCTGGGCAAAATCAGTGATGCTGAAGCCATGCGGTGGATTGACAACCTGCATGGTTGA
- a CDS encoding magnesium chelatase subunit ChlI family protein: MMKSCYSEAHGCPCGYLSEPGNTCTCSFSQIQAYRSRISGPLMDRMDIQVAVPRVSFASLVSRKKSEDSASVRERVMPARRIQIERFKSVSIFCNARMGTREIQKYCRLDANGQRLLARASDTLMLSARAVHSILKVARTIADLDQSADIRTGHVAEAVQYRGFDRENNSTLNG; this comes from the coding sequence ATGATGAAAAGTTGTTATTCTGAAGCTCACGGATGCCCGTGCGGTTATCTGTCGGAACCCGGCAATACCTGTACATGCAGTTTTTCCCAGATCCAGGCTTATCGATCCCGGATTTCCGGTCCTTTGATGGACCGGATGGATATCCAGGTGGCGGTTCCCAGGGTGTCTTTTGCCTCCCTGGTTTCCCGGAAGAAATCCGAGGACTCCGCCAGTGTGAGGGAGAGGGTGATGCCGGCCCGGCGCATTCAGATCGAACGGTTCAAGTCCGTTTCCATTTTCTGCAATGCCCGCATGGGTACCCGGGAAATCCAAAAATACTGCCGCCTGGATGCTAACGGGCAGCGGTTGCTGGCCCGTGCGTCAGACACCTTGATGCTTTCGGCCCGGGCCGTTCATTCCATTCTTAAAGTGGCCCGCACCATCGCGGATCTGGACCAATCTGCAGATATCCGGACCGGACATGTGGCGGAAGCGGTTCAGTACCGGGGGTTTGACAGAGAAAACAATTCAACGCTAAATGGATGA
- a CDS encoding helix-turn-helix domain-containing protein, translated as MQFLKISNEKNPSIGEVLRFWRKLKRISQMDLALDVGVSTKHLSFVETGRSKPSHNLVLKIAQALKLPLRHRNSFLKAAGYAAMFSEEPFNGQKLEIVRHALKRMLEKHEPYPAFVINSAYKILMANSGYVKMIEFLAGKQVLTKYDNIYHLTFAEDGLRPYIKDWPGIKQFMLNRLLDEAVSTQNAELSTLYEEIKELDKDSSLMDFQVDDNLPILSLTFEKDAMQASFFTTITTLGSPIDLTTQELRIESLFPVDKNTTELFPLEIS; from the coding sequence ATGCAATTTTTGAAAATAAGTAATGAAAAAAATCCATCTATTGGTGAAGTGTTACGTTTCTGGCGAAAGTTGAAAAGGATCAGTCAGATGGATCTGGCTCTCGACGTCGGAGTGTCCACCAAACATTTAAGCTTTGTAGAAACGGGAAGATCAAAGCCCAGCCACAACCTTGTTTTAAAAATCGCCCAAGCACTAAAACTACCACTCAGGCATCGTAATTCATTTTTAAAAGCCGCCGGATATGCCGCTATGTTCAGCGAGGAGCCATTCAATGGACAAAAACTTGAAATTGTCAGGCATGCCTTAAAACGTATGCTGGAAAAGCATGAGCCTTATCCAGCATTTGTGATCAACTCCGCCTATAAGATTCTCATGGCGAATTCCGGCTATGTGAAGATGATCGAATTCCTTGCGGGGAAACAAGTTCTAACAAAATACGACAATATATATCATCTGACATTCGCAGAAGACGGTTTGAGACCGTATATAAAAGATTGGCCTGGAATAAAACAGTTTATGCTAAACCGCCTGTTAGATGAAGCTGTTTCGACTCAAAACGCTGAACTATCCACATTATATGAAGAGATAAAAGAACTGGACAAAGACAGTTCGTTAATGGATTTTCAAGTTGACGACAACCTGCCGATACTGAGTTTGACCTTTGAAAAAGATGCCATGCAGGCAAGTTTTTTCACCACAATTACAACACTGGGCAGTCCGATTGACCTAACCACCCAGGAACTTCGTATTGAGTCTCTTTTCCCGGTGGATAAAAACACCACCGAATTGTTTCCTTTAGAAATCTCTTAA
- a CDS encoding transposase: protein MKELQYYKPDQEQRFLRKHRSDLEEFEKRFPTEDVCKKRLEEWKWPEGFKCSKCGHNKNYYNASKKLYECRQCQFQHSLMTDTIFHRTRTPLKAWFYMIFVMGLTNRRVIPRENFIKYLGKLEAGNHYKALKRIGSIINLMPEKEFNWYLDLVKYLKE, encoded by the coding sequence ATGAAAGAACTTCAATATTATAAGCCAGACCAAGAACAAAGGTTCCTAAGGAAGCATCGCTCTGATTTAGAAGAATTTGAAAAAAGATTTCCGACTGAAGATGTTTGTAAAAAAAGGTTGGAGGAATGGAAATGGCCCGAGGGATTTAAATGCAGTAAGTGTGGCCATAACAAAAATTACTATAATGCATCGAAAAAACTTTATGAATGTCGGCAGTGTCAGTTTCAGCATTCCTTGATGACCGACACCATTTTTCATAGGACAAGAACCCCATTAAAAGCATGGTTCTATATGATTTTTGTTATGGGGCTTACAAATAGAAGGGTGATACCCCGAGAAAATTTCATAAAATATTTGGGTAAGCTGGAAGCCGGAAATCATTATAAAGCCTTAAAACGGATTGGTTCTATCATTAACTTGATGCCTGAAAAAGAATTTAATTGGTATCTTGACCTGGTAAAATATCTTAAAGAATAG
- the aroQ gene encoding type II 3-dehydroquinate dehydratase, with protein sequence MSDIFVLNGPNLNMLGKREPEIYGSLTLDQIHGELTKKAQPLGLSLHFFQSNHEGALVDEIHRIYEMSSAGVIINPGGLTHTSVVLRDALAMLTCPVVEVHLSNIYKRESFRHTSLLSDMVMGQITGFGHFGYHMALMALHHHLSK encoded by the coding sequence GTGTCTGATATCTTTGTTTTAAACGGTCCCAATCTGAACATGCTGGGAAAACGGGAGCCGGAAATTTACGGCTCCCTTACCCTGGATCAGATCCACGGGGAACTGACAAAAAAAGCACAACCCCTGGGCCTGTCTTTGCATTTTTTTCAGTCCAATCACGAAGGGGCCCTGGTGGATGAAATTCACCGGATTTACGAAATGTCATCCGCCGGGGTGATCATCAACCCCGGCGGGCTCACCCATACCAGCGTGGTGTTAAGAGATGCCCTGGCCATGCTGACCTGCCCCGTGGTGGAGGTGCATCTGTCCAATATCTACAAGCGGGAATCTTTTCGTCACACCTCGCTGCTGTCGGACATGGTGATGGGCCAGATCACCGGATTCGGACATTTTGGGTATCACATGGCTCTGATGGCCCTTCACCATCATCTGTCAAAGTGA
- a CDS encoding DUF5131 family protein, whose amino-acid sequence MSKIEWTGDTWNPVTGCTKLSPGCDNCYAERMANRLKTMEKQQRYRNGFEVTCHPDLLNIPLKWKKPKTVFVCSMGDLFHKNVPVSYIKSVFTIMNKAHWHTFQVLTKRSKRLHKLKDRLKWTDNIWVGVSVENNNLIKRIDRLREVPANIKFLSIEPLLGPMRKMDLSGIDWVIVGGESGPGARPIEEKWVINIKNQCVKNGIPFFFKQWGGTNKKKTGRLLRGKVWDQMPEINDSLRLFG is encoded by the coding sequence ATGAGCAAAATTGAATGGACTGGAGATACATGGAATCCAGTCACTGGCTGTACCAAACTAAGCCCCGGCTGTGATAACTGTTATGCGGAAAGAATGGCAAACCGATTAAAAACCATGGAAAAGCAACAAAGGTACAGAAATGGCTTTGAAGTGACCTGCCACCCTGACCTGTTAAACATACCATTAAAATGGAAGAAACCTAAAACAGTATTTGTTTGTTCTATGGGTGACCTTTTCCACAAAAATGTACCTGTGTCGTATATTAAATCAGTTTTTACCATTATGAACAAAGCCCATTGGCACACTTTTCAGGTTTTAACCAAAAGGTCAAAACGACTGCACAAACTCAAGGATCGCCTTAAATGGACTGACAACATCTGGGTTGGTGTATCTGTTGAAAACAATAATCTCATTAAGAGAATTGACAGATTGAGAGAAGTCCCGGCCAATATCAAATTTCTTTCAATTGAACCACTATTAGGGCCAATGCGGAAAATGGACCTATCCGGCATTGATTGGGTTATCGTTGGTGGCGAGTCCGGCCCCGGTGCCAGACCGATCGAAGAGAAATGGGTGATAAATATTAAAAATCAGTGTGTAAAGAATGGTATCCCTTTCTTCTTTAAACAATGGGGTGGCACAAACAAGAAAAAAACAGGACGTCTATTGCGGGGGAAGGTATGGGACCAAATGCCGGAGATAAATGACTCTTTACGGTTGTTTGGGTAA